ACGCGAGCAGGGGGATCGCCCGCGCCCCAGGCTTCGCGTACTCGAAGTAGACGATCTTGTCGTCCTTCACGTCGCTCACCGGTATGGAGAGCTTCGCCCCGTCGTCCTTGGCGGTGACGTTCGTCATCGTGACGGTGGACGAGTAGAGGACGACGTCGGCCAGCTTGGGTTCCTTGTAGTCCGCCGGGAGCAGACGTCCTATGTACTTCTGCTCTTCGGGGGAGACGCCCGCCGCGGCGCCGCTGCCGCCACCCGAGCCTTTGCCCGAGAGCGCCACGACGCCCACGACCAGGAGCACCACCGCGCCGACGATGATCCACGCCGTCGGGTTGCCGCCCTTGCGGGCCGCGGGCTTCGGCGCCGGTTTCGACGCCGCGGACTTCTTCGACTTCTTCTTGGGCATCACGGACCTCCGAGGCCGGGGTTCGACACGGCCTCAGGAGCAACAGTCCAGCCAAAGACCGCGACTCGCATCGAACTGGTGCCCAATGCAGCGTCCGGTGCCAGGCGCCGCGCGTCCCGCTGTCGAAGTCCGCCCCGAACGGCCTCTCGTTCCTCGCAGCTCGGCAAGGCTCGCCGGCTCGCTCAGCCGCGACCGGTCTTCTTGTGGTACGTCTTGGCCGCCTTGCTGATGATCTTCCACTTGCGGCCCTCCTCCGCGCGAAGACGCACGTCGGTCTTCGCCGTCGCGACCTGCG
This genomic interval from Coriobacteriia bacterium contains the following:
- a CDS encoding Fe-S-containing protein, whose translation is MPKKKSKKSAASKPAPKPAARKGGNPTAWIIVGAVVLLVVGVVALSGKGSGGGSGAAAGVSPEEQKYIGRLLPADYKEPKLADVVLYSSTVTMTNVTAKDDGAKLSIPVSDVKDDKIVYFEYAKPGARAIPLLAYVKPSGRLFVGISFCPPCEGEGQRIEPDGTLTCESCGTKRNLEQGTGISGSCKLYPLDELPVEIAGGRISLDKAILDGWTAQPKDRPIGG